Proteins from a genomic interval of Rhodothermus marinus:
- a CDS encoding DUF5686 family protein yields MWLLLLFGLLLAPQPDSTRDETLPGLHLRPSVCAEFWELDCRRPRPLAAFAGDFPHRWPFRETALYRSLPGLRYNRVEGLVLGLGTEPLEWTEYDRVRLVGQLAYAFALRRWRYEVGAETVLNPAQSEAFYLKLGGGYYRTTRTDDLWKTAPLENTLAAFFFGNDFYALYYETEGWQLYAVQRLTRYAQLGLGFRAEDHRALPQKTRWAMFDHQAAEVNQPAREGRRQAVVLTLDAGRILAYRDLPAGWALRLQAELGRGLGGDFSYNRYVADGRLYLFTGRHSRLNLRLRGGWADDAAPIQQQFFLGGIGSVRGYTQNSLLGTRMLLGNAELVVQGVSLVPGKVIEDLVFLAFVDAGWVNAFGTDAFRTQDLLSAAGIGLGFDEGRSVRLELAWPLRDLGQGYRPSLWFRISPAF; encoded by the coding sequence ATGTGGCTGCTCCTGCTCTTCGGCCTGCTACTCGCGCCGCAACCCGACTCGACGCGCGACGAAACCCTGCCGGGCCTGCACCTGCGCCCATCCGTCTGCGCGGAATTCTGGGAACTGGACTGCCGCCGGCCGCGACCGCTGGCCGCCTTCGCGGGCGACTTCCCGCATCGCTGGCCCTTCCGTGAAACGGCCCTGTACCGCTCGCTACCGGGCCTCCGCTACAACCGGGTAGAAGGGCTGGTGCTGGGCCTGGGCACCGAGCCGCTGGAATGGACCGAATACGACCGCGTGCGTCTGGTCGGTCAGTTGGCCTATGCCTTCGCGCTGCGCCGCTGGCGCTACGAAGTCGGGGCCGAAACGGTGCTCAATCCGGCCCAAAGCGAGGCGTTCTACCTCAAGCTGGGCGGTGGCTACTACCGCACCACCCGCACCGATGACCTGTGGAAGACCGCCCCGCTGGAAAACACGCTGGCCGCCTTCTTCTTCGGCAATGACTTCTATGCGCTCTACTACGAAACGGAGGGCTGGCAGCTCTATGCCGTGCAGCGGCTGACGCGCTATGCCCAGCTGGGTCTGGGCTTCCGCGCCGAAGACCACCGGGCGCTGCCCCAGAAAACCCGATGGGCGATGTTCGACCACCAGGCCGCCGAGGTCAACCAGCCCGCCCGTGAAGGCCGCCGGCAGGCGGTCGTGCTGACGCTGGATGCCGGACGCATTCTCGCCTACAGAGACCTGCCCGCCGGCTGGGCGCTGCGTCTGCAGGCGGAACTGGGCCGCGGTCTGGGCGGCGATTTCTCCTACAACCGCTACGTGGCCGACGGACGCCTCTACCTGTTCACCGGCCGCCACAGTCGCCTGAACCTGCGCCTGCGCGGCGGCTGGGCCGACGACGCCGCGCCCATTCAGCAGCAGTTCTTCCTGGGCGGTATCGGATCGGTGCGCGGCTATACCCAGAACAGCTTGCTCGGCACGCGGATGCTGCTGGGCAATGCCGAGCTGGTCGTTCAGGGCGTCTCGCTGGTGCCCGGCAAGGTGATCGAAGATCTGGTCTTTCTGGCCTTTGTGGATGCCGGCTGGGTCAACGCCTTCGGCACCGACGCTTTTCGGACGCAGGACCTGCTGAGCGCGGCCGGCATCGGGCTTGGCTTCGACGAAGGGCGGAGCGTGCGCCTGGAGCTGGCCTGGCCGTTGCGCGACCTCGGCCAGGGCTACCGGCCTTCACTCTGGTTCCGCATCAGCCCGGCGTTTTAA
- a CDS encoding anti-sigma factor family protein produces the protein MREDYHDPDSSQPEQDCPFSDLDELLCEYVDGTMDPAVRQVFEEYLRTNPTLAHHVECLCRTRQLLCQHGACRLRAPDGFQARLRQRLACEMMREQRSLEYLSLPLRSATMLASAVALLVILGMCTGVLLYLEQEAELPGVVVQAARPEPVPAFRLEALAPVRAERRVLPGSYQPDWALSAAWNRKDRAPIHYDTLQTMRFVQRSHGAP, from the coding sequence ATGCGTGAGGATTACCACGATCCCGACTCATCGCAGCCGGAGCAGGACTGTCCCTTCAGCGATCTGGATGAGCTGTTGTGCGAGTATGTGGACGGGACGATGGATCCGGCCGTGCGGCAGGTATTCGAGGAGTACCTGCGCACCAATCCGACGCTGGCACACCACGTAGAATGTCTGTGCCGGACGCGGCAGTTGCTCTGCCAGCATGGCGCCTGCAGGCTGCGGGCACCGGATGGCTTTCAGGCACGGCTGCGGCAGCGGCTGGCCTGCGAGATGATGCGGGAGCAGCGGTCGCTGGAGTACCTGAGCCTGCCGCTGCGTAGCGCCACAATGCTGGCCTCGGCGGTGGCACTGCTGGTGATTCTGGGGATGTGTACCGGCGTTTTGCTCTACCTGGAGCAGGAAGCAGAGCTGCCCGGCGTCGTGGTGCAGGCTGCCAGACCGGAACCTGTTCCTGCGTTCCGACTCGAAGCGCTTGCGCCGGTGCGCGCCGAGCGTCGGGTGTTGCCGGGTTCGTATCAGCCCGACTGGGCGCTGTCGGCCGCGTGGAACCGAAAGGACCGTGCGCCGATTCATTACGACACGCTCCAGACCATGCGCTTCGTGCAAAGAAGCCATGGAGCACCTTGA
- a CDS encoding RNA polymerase sigma factor, translating to MNIQQKERVVLRREALQRLPSEENKARYEELQRLSDEDLMSLFQAGTVEAFDILVSRYQDPLANYLYRFLGDPKEVEDLLQETFMRVYRNRHSYRRIAKFSTWLYTIAGNLARSEYRKRKRRRVYSLQSVNRDEEEYEVEIPDETFAPDRHTESTIQDRYIQEALKQIPEEFREVVVLRDVQQLSYEEIAEITGLPMGTVKSRINRGRTKLQALLKDVYPMPEES from the coding sequence ATGAACATTCAGCAGAAAGAGCGGGTGGTGTTGCGCAGGGAGGCGCTGCAGCGGTTGCCGTCCGAAGAAAACAAGGCGCGCTATGAGGAACTCCAGCGCCTGAGCGACGAGGACCTCATGTCGCTGTTTCAGGCGGGAACGGTGGAGGCCTTCGACATCCTGGTGAGCCGGTACCAGGATCCGCTGGCCAACTATCTGTACCGGTTCCTGGGCGATCCGAAGGAAGTCGAAGACCTCCTGCAGGAGACCTTTATGCGCGTGTATCGCAACCGGCATTCCTATCGCCGGATTGCGAAGTTCTCGACCTGGCTCTACACGATCGCCGGTAACCTGGCGCGCTCCGAGTACCGGAAGCGCAAGCGGCGTCGTGTGTACTCCCTGCAGTCGGTGAACCGGGACGAAGAGGAATACGAGGTCGAGATCCCGGACGAGACGTTCGCCCCGGACCGGCACACCGAGAGCACCATCCAGGACCGCTACATCCAGGAAGCGCTCAAGCAGATCCCGGAGGAATTCCGGGAGGTGGTGGTGCTCCGCGATGTGCAGCAGCTTTCCTACGAGGAGATCGCGGAGATCACCGGCCTGCCGATGGGTACGGTGAAAAGCCGGATCAACCGGGGTCGGACGAAGCTGCAGGCACTGCTCAAGGACGTTTATCCGATGCCCGAGGAATCCTAA
- the holA gene encoding DNA polymerase III subunit delta, whose product MGQQTGGLSFEQLEVAFQHGNFAPLYFIYGEESFLIDTLQQLLIEHALPPELRAFNLDIVYGDETEARAVLALCQGLPVMAPHRVVIVRNFDSLRENRLFAAYAERPNPQAIVLLACSGRPNLNAQPYRALRQHAVWAELRPLRLAQVPGWLARYAEREGYRLEPEALQRLAEYVGTDLQAGVQELRKLFAYAGTRHTLTLDDIVTVSGQTRSYNIFELQRAVGEGRYSDAVYIVEQLLQHASNPRSEALRIVSFLTTFFTKLWRLTLCQGQRLSNQALAGRIGVPAYFLQEYLQSARRYGGDAIRRVLAALLAADVELKGGSQRDPRLVLHLLLRQVQAACRAPLQQAA is encoded by the coding sequence ATGGGACAGCAGACCGGGGGACTGTCGTTTGAGCAACTGGAGGTGGCCTTTCAGCACGGCAACTTCGCCCCGTTGTATTTCATCTACGGCGAAGAGTCGTTTCTGATCGACACGCTCCAGCAACTGCTCATCGAACACGCACTGCCGCCCGAGCTGCGGGCGTTCAACCTGGACATCGTCTACGGCGACGAGACGGAGGCTCGCGCCGTGCTGGCCCTGTGTCAGGGGCTGCCGGTCATGGCGCCGCATCGGGTGGTGATCGTCCGCAACTTCGACAGCCTGCGCGAAAACCGGCTGTTTGCGGCTTACGCCGAACGGCCCAATCCGCAGGCCATTGTGCTGCTGGCCTGTAGCGGACGGCCCAACCTGAACGCGCAGCCTTACCGGGCGCTGCGTCAGCATGCGGTCTGGGCCGAGCTGCGGCCGCTGCGTCTGGCCCAGGTCCCCGGCTGGCTGGCCCGCTACGCCGAGCGCGAAGGCTACCGGCTCGAGCCCGAGGCGCTGCAACGCCTGGCCGAGTACGTCGGGACCGACCTGCAGGCCGGCGTGCAGGAACTCCGGAAATTGTTTGCCTACGCGGGCACGCGGCATACGTTAACGCTGGATGACATCGTTACTGTCAGTGGACAGACGCGCAGCTACAATATCTTCGAACTGCAGCGGGCGGTAGGGGAGGGACGTTATTCAGACGCAGTCTACATAGTGGAACAATTATTGCAACATGCGTCGAATCCGCGCAGCGAGGCGCTCCGGATCGTGTCGTTTCTGACAACTTTTTTCACGAAGCTCTGGCGACTGACACTTTGCCAGGGGCAGCGTCTGTCGAACCAGGCGCTGGCCGGGCGCATCGGCGTGCCGGCGTACTTTCTGCAGGAATACCTGCAGAGTGCCCGCCGGTACGGAGGCGACGCGATCCGGCGCGTGCTGGCGGCGCTGCTGGCGGCCGACGTGGAGTTGAAAGGGGGGAGCCAGCGCGATCCGCGCCTGGTGCTGCACCTGCTGCTCCGGCAGGTGCAGGCGGCCTGCCGGGCGCCGCTGCAACAGGCGGCCTGA
- a CDS encoding DinB family protein → MAGKPRDEAELRAALIDQLAHLLREIEALQQVIDLVPEPLQTARPLPEEPSLRETYGILAAADERVFLPTIRALVAGQTEALALPDDRVLQEAEDWNAHPLPVILERLQQARRELVASLRQTPPEVWERTTRCGEESWDLYRYAYFIIQHDTELLRALAYRLHAAHLPGRPRPVV, encoded by the coding sequence ATGGCCGGAAAACCACGGGACGAAGCCGAACTGCGCGCCGCGCTGATCGACCAGCTGGCCCATCTGCTGCGCGAGATCGAAGCGCTGCAGCAGGTCATCGACCTGGTGCCGGAGCCGTTGCAGACGGCACGGCCGCTTCCGGAAGAGCCGTCGCTGCGGGAAACCTACGGCATCCTGGCGGCGGCCGACGAACGGGTGTTTCTGCCGACGATCCGGGCGCTGGTGGCGGGACAGACCGAAGCGCTGGCGCTCCCGGACGACCGCGTGCTGCAGGAGGCCGAGGACTGGAACGCGCATCCGCTGCCCGTCATTCTGGAGCGTCTGCAGCAGGCGCGTCGGGAGCTGGTCGCATCGCTCCGGCAGACGCCCCCGGAGGTCTGGGAACGGACGACCCGTTGCGGCGAAGAATCCTGGGACCTTTACCGCTACGCCTATTTCATCATCCAGCACGACACCGAACTGCTGCGGGCGCTGGCCTATCGGCTGCACGCCGCCCACCTGCCCGGCCGGCCCCGCCCGGTGGTCTGA
- a CDS encoding NuoI/complex I 23 kDa subunit family protein encodes MPGKPVNLASPNERKLNFWERLYLPAVVQGLAYTWRKMRSPLYTFQYPDELWYPPDSYRGRPVLVEENGRPRCVACGLCARACPPLAISMQAKEVDDVKEREPAWFEINMLRCIYCGYCEEVCPEEAIVMSKEYDLTFQSRDEAIFGLEKLLVPAERLKDRLEWLDRYKDPQYGQHWEFRKENNLHSLKDRPFLKWLLEEEGMEELKSTHLRPEEPVAAERSWGGVRAEG; translated from the coding sequence ATGCCCGGAAAGCCTGTCAATCTGGCCTCGCCCAACGAGCGCAAGCTGAACTTCTGGGAGCGGCTCTACCTGCCGGCCGTCGTACAGGGGCTGGCCTACACCTGGCGCAAGATGCGCTCGCCGCTGTACACGTTCCAGTATCCGGACGAACTGTGGTATCCGCCGGACAGCTACCGGGGGCGGCCGGTGCTCGTCGAGGAAAACGGGCGACCGCGCTGCGTGGCCTGCGGGTTGTGCGCCCGGGCTTGCCCGCCGCTGGCCATCTCCATGCAGGCGAAGGAGGTGGACGATGTGAAGGAGCGCGAGCCGGCCTGGTTCGAGATCAACATGCTGCGGTGCATCTACTGCGGCTACTGCGAGGAGGTCTGTCCCGAAGAGGCCATCGTCATGTCGAAGGAATACGACCTGACGTTTCAGAGCCGCGACGAGGCCATCTTCGGGCTGGAGAAGCTGCTGGTGCCGGCCGAGCGCCTGAAGGATCGCCTGGAGTGGCTTGATCGCTACAAAGATCCGCAGTACGGCCAGCACTGGGAATTCCGGAAAGAGAACAACCTGCACAGCCTGAAGGACCGGCCGTTCCTGAAGTGGCTGCTGGAAGAAGAGGGGATGGAAGAACTCAAAAGCACGCACCTGCGGCCCGAGGAGCCGGTCGCGGCGGAGCGGTCGTGGGGCGGCGTGCGGGCCGAAGGATAA